The following proteins are encoded in a genomic region of Pseudodesulfovibrio mercurii:
- a CDS encoding peptide-binding protein: MRLANLIACLLCALFLTACSDGGGPATPVPPVNPADIPAEPESGGTLVQPTIGEPSNLIPILATDGSSHEIAGQIYVGLLKYDKDINLVPYAAESYEVLDNGRLLRFKLREDIYWTDGVQLTADDVEFTYRLTIDPKTPTAYAGNFKLVKEFRKTGRFSFEVTYDRPFAKALVSWATDILPKHLLEGEDLLNTRYSRAPVGAGPYMLTEWTAGSQLVLTANPNFFEGKPYIDRIVYRMIPDMGTQFLELKAGNLDMMGLDPLQYLYQTSGPGWDGSFQKFEFLASGYTFLGFNFKHPFFQDVRVRQAVDYAIDRRELVKGVLYGLGAAANGPYKPGTWQYDMNVKPRPYDPAKARELLAEAGWTDSDGDGWLDKDGKRFAISIITNQGNTQRIKTGVILQQRLRDVGIQVSLRTVEWAAFIKEFVDKGRFDAIILGWNILQDPDIYDVWHSSQAVDGGLNFTRYVNPELDELLERGRHLVGQAARKPLYDRVQEILHDDAPYCFLYVPMALPIVQARIQNIKAAPAGISYNSEKWWIPRGLQHQP, from the coding sequence ATGAGACTCGCGAACCTGATTGCCTGCCTGCTTTGCGCACTGTTCCTGACCGCCTGTTCCGACGGCGGAGGACCGGCCACGCCCGTGCCTCCGGTGAACCCGGCCGACATCCCGGCCGAGCCCGAATCGGGCGGCACGCTGGTCCAGCCGACCATCGGCGAGCCGAGCAACCTGATCCCCATCCTGGCCACGGACGGGTCCTCCCACGAGATCGCGGGCCAGATTTACGTCGGCCTGCTCAAGTACGACAAGGACATCAACCTGGTGCCCTACGCGGCCGAGTCCTACGAGGTCCTCGACAACGGCAGGCTGCTGCGCTTCAAGCTGCGCGAGGACATTTACTGGACCGACGGGGTCCAGCTCACGGCCGACGACGTGGAGTTCACCTACCGTCTGACCATCGACCCCAAGACGCCCACGGCCTATGCGGGCAACTTCAAGCTGGTCAAGGAATTCCGCAAGACCGGCAGATTCTCCTTCGAGGTGACCTACGACAGGCCGTTCGCCAAGGCCCTGGTCTCCTGGGCCACGGACATCCTGCCCAAGCACCTCCTGGAGGGCGAGGACCTGCTGAACACCAGGTACAGCCGCGCACCCGTGGGGGCCGGGCCGTACATGCTCACGGAGTGGACCGCGGGCAGCCAGCTGGTCCTGACGGCCAATCCGAATTTCTTCGAGGGCAAGCCGTACATCGACCGCATCGTCTACCGCATGATTCCGGACATGGGCACCCAGTTCCTGGAGCTCAAGGCCGGGAACCTCGACATGATGGGGCTCGATCCCCTGCAATACCTCTACCAGACCTCCGGGCCGGGCTGGGACGGCAGTTTCCAGAAGTTCGAGTTCCTGGCCTCGGGCTACACCTTCCTCGGCTTCAACTTCAAGCACCCGTTCTTTCAGGACGTGCGCGTGCGACAGGCCGTCGACTACGCCATCGACCGCCGCGAGTTGGTCAAGGGCGTGCTCTACGGGCTGGGCGCGGCGGCCAACGGGCCGTACAAGCCGGGCACCTGGCAGTACGACATGAACGTCAAGCCGCGCCCCTATGACCCGGCCAAGGCCCGCGAGCTCCTGGCCGAGGCGGGCTGGACCGATTCGGACGGCGACGGCTGGCTGGACAAGGACGGCAAGCGGTTCGCCATCTCGATCATCACCAACCAGGGCAACACCCAGCGCATCAAGACCGGGGTCATCCTCCAGCAGCGGCTCAGGGACGTGGGCATCCAGGTCTCCCTGCGCACGGTGGAGTGGGCCGCGTTCATCAAGGAGTTCGTGGACAAGGGCCGTTTCGACGCCATCATCCTCGGCTGGAACATCCTCCAGGACCCCGACATCTACGACGTGTGGCATTCCTCCCAGGCCGTGGACGGCGGGCTGAACTTCACCCGCTACGTCAACCCCGAGCTGGACGAATTGCTGGAACGGGGGCGGCATCTGGTCGGGCAGGCGGCGCGCAAGCCCCTCTACGACCGGGTGCAGGAGATCCTGCACGACGACGCGCCCTATTGCTTTCTCTACGTGCCCATGGCCCTGCCCATCGTCCAGGCCCGGATTCAGAACATCAAGGCCGCCCCGGCGGGAATCTCCTATAATTCCGAAAAGTGGTGGATACCGCGCGGGCTGCAACATCAGCCGTAA
- a CDS encoding RelA/SpoT family protein, translating to MIRINEITDKVASYIKDPDLDLIQRAYVFSAQAHDGVVRRSGEPYISHPMNVAYLLADMQLDEATVAAGLLHDTVEDTDTTVDEIEELFGSDVADIVDGVTKISRMDFESKAVQQAENIRKLILAMAEDIRVLMVKLADRLHNMRTLEYMKPVKQRLIAQETQDIYAPLANRLGLHRVKTELEDLCLRYLRPDVYAQLSEAVHEHRAAGEPYIDKVIGLITDMLKKNKIKGRVFGRTKHLHSIQVKMEQQGLTFDEIYDLIAFRVIVGSLKDCYAVLGLIHAAWRPVPGRFKDYISIPKANMYQSLHTTVMGPDGERIEIQIRTEEMHRIAEYGVAAHWQYKEVGKGAKKGKTAGRRDAERYTWLKQIMDWQRELSDPREFMSSLRLEMFQDEVYVFTPNGDIKELPDGATPVDFAYSIHSEVGDKCAGAKVNGRIVPLQYRLQNGDSVEIITDKNRVPSRDWLKFVKTAKARTRIKHYTRTVEKERAISLAKEMLEKEGRRVGINMQKAIKDGELIKLAGEFNCGSVDELLTQIGFSRFTPRKVVKRLYAVLHGETLDERKLKEKAAVATEPEEEQQPSAPSPVEIGKKPKADGLQISGVDNVLVRFASCCNPLPGEPIIGYITRGRGVTVHRIDCPNVGHFEDERLIQVSWEGVEEKPYPAKVKIKCLNKPGMLGRICSMLADLDVNIDSGEFESKVDGTTLLNFTVEVKDLDQLYSALAEVKKLKAVKEAIRVS from the coding sequence ATGATTCGCATCAACGAAATCACCGACAAGGTGGCCTCATACATCAAGGACCCGGACCTGGATCTGATCCAGCGGGCCTACGTCTTTTCCGCCCAGGCCCACGACGGCGTGGTCCGGCGGTCCGGCGAGCCGTACATCTCGCATCCCATGAACGTGGCCTACCTCCTGGCCGACATGCAGCTGGACGAGGCCACCGTGGCCGCCGGGCTGCTGCACGACACCGTGGAGGACACGGACACCACCGTGGACGAGATCGAGGAGCTGTTCGGCTCGGACGTGGCCGACATCGTGGACGGCGTGACCAAGATCAGCCGCATGGACTTCGAGTCCAAGGCGGTGCAGCAGGCCGAGAACATCCGCAAGCTCATCCTGGCCATGGCCGAGGACATCCGCGTGCTCATGGTCAAGCTGGCCGACCGCCTGCACAACATGCGCACGCTCGAGTACATGAAGCCGGTCAAGCAGCGGCTCATCGCCCAGGAGACCCAGGACATCTACGCGCCCCTGGCCAACCGGCTGGGCCTGCACCGGGTCAAGACCGAGCTTGAGGACCTCTGCCTGCGCTACCTGCGGCCCGACGTCTATGCCCAGCTCTCCGAGGCCGTGCACGAGCACCGCGCCGCGGGCGAGCCGTACATCGACAAGGTCATCGGCCTGATCACCGACATGCTCAAGAAGAACAAGATCAAGGGCAGGGTGTTCGGCCGAACCAAGCATCTGCACTCCATCCAGGTCAAGATGGAGCAGCAGGGGCTGACCTTCGACGAGATCTACGACCTCATCGCCTTCCGGGTCATCGTCGGCTCGCTCAAGGACTGCTACGCCGTGCTCGGCCTGATCCATGCGGCCTGGCGGCCCGTGCCCGGCCGGTTCAAGGACTACATCTCCATCCCCAAGGCGAACATGTACCAGTCGCTGCACACCACGGTCATGGGGCCGGACGGCGAGCGCATCGAGATACAGATCCGCACCGAGGAGATGCACCGCATCGCCGAATACGGCGTGGCCGCCCACTGGCAGTACAAGGAGGTGGGCAAGGGGGCCAAGAAGGGCAAGACAGCAGGCCGGCGCGACGCCGAGCGGTACACCTGGCTCAAGCAGATCATGGACTGGCAGCGCGAGCTGTCCGACCCGCGCGAGTTCATGTCCTCGCTGCGGCTGGAGATGTTCCAGGACGAGGTCTACGTCTTCACCCCCAACGGCGACATCAAGGAGTTGCCCGACGGGGCCACGCCCGTGGACTTCGCCTATTCCATCCACTCCGAGGTGGGCGACAAGTGCGCCGGGGCCAAGGTCAACGGCCGCATCGTGCCGTTGCAGTACCGGCTCCAGAACGGCGACTCGGTGGAGATCATCACCGACAAGAACCGCGTGCCCAGCCGGGACTGGCTCAAATTCGTCAAGACCGCCAAGGCCCGGACCCGGATCAAGCACTACACCCGCACCGTGGAAAAGGAGCGGGCCATCAGCCTGGCCAAGGAGATGCTCGAGAAGGAAGGCCGCCGGGTGGGCATCAACATGCAGAAGGCCATCAAGGACGGCGAGCTCATCAAGCTGGCCGGGGAGTTCAACTGCGGAAGCGTGGACGAGCTTCTGACCCAGATCGGCTTCTCGCGCTTCACTCCGCGCAAGGTCGTCAAGCGCCTCTACGCGGTCCTGCACGGCGAAACCCTGGACGAGCGGAAGCTCAAGGAGAAGGCGGCCGTCGCCACGGAACCCGAGGAAGAGCAGCAGCCCTCGGCCCCCTCGCCCGTGGAGATCGGCAAGAAGCCCAAGGCCGACGGGTTGCAGATTTCCGGTGTGGACAATGTGCTGGTCCGCTTCGCCTCCTGCTGCAACCCCCTGCCCGGCGAGCCGATCATCGGCTACATCACCCGGGGCCGGGGCGTGACCGTGCACCGCATCGACTGTCCCAACGTGGGCCACTTCGAGGACGAACGCCTCATCCAGGTCAGCTGGGAGGGTGTGGAGGAGAAGCCGTATCCGGCCAAGGTCAAGATCAAGTGCCTGAACAAGCCGGGCATGCTCGGCCGCATCTGCTCCATGCTCGCGGACCTGGACGTGAACATCGACTCCGGCGAGTTCGAGTCCAAGGTGGACGGCACCACGCTGCTCAACTTCACCGTGGAGGTCAAGGATCTGGACCAGCTCTACTCCGCCCTGGCCGAGGTCAAGAAA